Proteins from a single region of Butyrivibrio fibrisolvens:
- a CDS encoding YIP1 family protein encodes MKKISEKRQNKSSFKNILKRSIGIALIGISLVWNADVLTAHADAPYKTYTVDGYNSVTETQTAYLPYKTITKIGDESLMTPTDFTLLDDGTMYVLDSGNKRVVVGDADGNLVTTFGEGVLVGPKGIYVTDKHITYVADRDAKSIFVFDENGELIHTYTRPQVAMYGDALDFLPLKIVVNSSGTMYIVCESNTNGIVEISPVDNGTFLGYFGTNATSASVWTIVWRALLTDAQRAKMVGNIPATPDNMAIDEKGIIYTVTRGEGDDTLKRLNIAGVNMISDPGKSDTVPAAIAVGNHDNFFVVSQQGFIYEYNNEGQLLFMFGGKDDGQQRIGLSTKAEAIQIGSDDKIYVLDSDKAQIQVYEPTEFTDYLHEALYLFSKGRYEESKEPLSQVLMMNNLFDYANMAMGKALYKEGDYEGALKYAKLSRDNDLYSDSFWEIRNIWLKKNLSTVIVIILVLIVLNKIIKYLDNKKNILSKPKAFVQKIKNQKLVAQLRYIFFYMRHPIDGNYGIKRQNKVSVLASNILLALMIVFYIINKYFCGFMFKTVREGQFDVASDIIMILVGLFLIVGCNYLMCTINDGEGKFKAIYCSFIYSASPFLVFMPFIFALSHVVTYNEEFFVSFGSFCMVCWILVLIFIAIREINNYTVGETFKIIGLTVFTILIVCLLAFIIYVLWSQVFDFLQSLVGEVVYRIGG; translated from the coding sequence GTGAAAAAGATATCTGAAAAAAGGCAAAATAAAAGCAGTTTTAAAAATATCCTGAAAAGATCGATCGGGATAGCGCTTATAGGGATCAGCCTTGTCTGGAATGCAGATGTATTAACGGCCCATGCTGACGCTCCCTATAAGACTTATACAGTAGATGGATACAATTCAGTAACAGAGACGCAGACAGCATACCTTCCGTATAAGACCATCACCAAGATAGGCGATGAATCTCTTATGACTCCTACAGATTTTACTCTTCTTGATGACGGAACTATGTATGTTCTTGATAGCGGCAATAAGAGAGTAGTAGTTGGTGATGCTGATGGCAATCTTGTGACTACTTTCGGAGAAGGGGTTCTGGTAGGACCTAAGGGCATATATGTTACTGACAAGCATATTACCTATGTTGCAGACAGAGATGCCAAGTCCATATTCGTATTTGATGAAAATGGAGAACTGATCCACACCTATACAAGACCGCAAGTTGCCATGTACGGCGATGCTCTTGACTTTCTTCCACTTAAGATAGTGGTTAATTCATCAGGTACTATGTATATCGTCTGTGAATCTAATACTAATGGTATAGTTGAGATCAGTCCTGTTGATAACGGAACTTTCCTTGGATATTTCGGAACCAATGCAACAAGCGCATCTGTCTGGACTATCGTATGGAGAGCGCTTCTTACGGATGCCCAGCGTGCCAAGATGGTTGGTAATATACCTGCAACTCCCGATAACATGGCAATCGATGAAAAGGGCATTATCTATACTGTTACAAGAGGTGAAGGTGATGATACCTTAAAACGTCTTAATATAGCAGGCGTAAACATGATATCAGATCCTGGCAAGAGCGATACGGTTCCTGCAGCTATAGCCGTTGGTAATCACGATAACTTCTTTGTAGTGTCTCAGCAGGGCTTTATATATGAGTACAACAATGAAGGTCAGCTACTTTTCATGTTTGGAGGTAAGGATGATGGTCAGCAGAGGATAGGCCTTTCTACCAAAGCCGAAGCTATCCAGATAGGAAGCGATGACAAAATCTATGTCCTTGATTCTGACAAGGCGCAGATTCAGGTCTATGAACCTACAGAGTTTACTGATTATCTTCATGAAGCTTTATATCTTTTTTCAAAAGGAAGGTATGAAGAGAGTAAAGAGCCTCTGTCACAGGTCCTTATGATGAACAATCTCTTCGACTATGCCAATATGGCAATGGGCAAGGCTCTTTACAAAGAAGGAGATTATGAGGGAGCACTCAAATACGCTAAGCTCTCTAGAGATAATGACCTGTACTCAGATTCTTTCTGGGAGATAAGAAATATATGGCTTAAGAAGAATCTGTCAACAGTTATCGTCATAATCCTTGTACTGATAGTTCTTAATAAGATCATTAAATACCTTGACAATAAAAAGAATATTTTAAGTAAACCAAAAGCTTTTGTACAGAAGATAAAGAATCAAAAGCTTGTAGCACAGCTTCGATATATTTTCTTTTACATGAGGCATCCAATTGATGGCAATTATGGTATCAAGCGTCAGAACAAGGTGTCGGTACTTGCTTCTAATATACTTCTTGCTCTTATGATCGTGTTCTATATCATTAACAAGTATTTCTGCGGATTCATGTTCAAGACAGTAAGAGAGGGACAGTTCGATGTTGCATCGGATATCATCATGATCCTTGTGGGACTGTTTCTTATAGTTGGATGCAATTATCTTATGTGTACTATCAATGACGGTGAAGGTAAGTTCAAGGCTATATATTGCTCATTTATTTATTCAGCATCACCGTTTTTGGTCTTCATGCCTTTTATCTTTGCTTTGAGCCATGTTGTTACATACAACGAAGAGTTTTTTGTAAGCTTTGGAAGCTTTTGTATGGTCTGCTGGATCCTGGTTCTTATATTTATAGCGATCAGAGAGATCAACAACTATACAGTTGGTGAGACCTTTAAGATCATAGGACTTACTGTTTTTACAATACTAATTGTATGTCTTCTTGCATTTATTATCTATGTATTGTGGTCGCAGGTATTCGACTTCCTGCAGTCACTTGTAGGAGAGGTGGTGTATCGCATTGGCGGCTGA
- a CDS encoding glycoside hydrolase family 43 protein has protein sequence MYSDSKSFNDIGNVSDNDHCAIKGAKVGGFRKISRTFAALSLIVMMAVNGCSGGEGSSLDVNDAGEASSGQGDVAGDKVQGLNGNTYYESKDGVSVTLSTDKLSYEDGEEVHYTLVVSNDTADYTISGKKFQYTNSDNLVAASEDSMPDEIPMLRAGESYTIEGTLIGGEGESVSPNLASASTDVSIRPYVMITYKGEEATVRCVLNLKMTEVVREFDNNDKKTASTVSVHDPSIFKDEDGKYYIVGTHITSASSDDLFDWDDRTADFRASLSDETIEKIREWNDDENGDWFGYLWAPDIIYNETMGKYCIYLSANGDNWKSNIVLLTGDSVYGPYEYAGSVVYGGFNEDTFSQTDAGVVLGTDTIPERYVTYGVDNKKWGDMYPNCIDPCVFYDQDGNLWMSYGSWSGGIFMLELDEETGLRDYNVSYETGNHSDAYFGTLVAGGAYVSGEGSYIQHIGDYYYLFISYGNLEAAGGYNIRVFRSDRPDGDYVDELGNTPYYDTYSFNYNTGIGVRLFGGYKWKTMSIGQVAQGHNSAFVDDDGKAYIVFHTRTTNGSEGHYVKIHQLFVNKEGWLVAAPYATDGETLKEDGYEISEVAGEYEVIVHDLEVDYKNLDYNKPKTITLNEDGSITGDLEGTWSLEDGSPYIELSFNEDTYSGVTVSMNIEGSSVETMTFTALGKDSQITVWGSRMVED, from the coding sequence ATGTATAGTGATAGTAAAAGTTTTAATGATATTGGTAATGTTTCGGATAATGATCATTGTGCGATCAAGGGTGCAAAGGTGGGTGGATTTCGAAAGATTAGCAGGACGTTTGCTGCGCTTTCGCTTATTGTGATGATGGCAGTTAATGGGTGCAGCGGCGGGGAAGGATCGTCTTTGGATGTTAACGACGCTGGAGAGGCATCTTCGGGGCAGGGAGATGTTGCTGGTGACAAGGTGCAGGGGCTTAATGGTAATACTTACTATGAGTCTAAAGACGGTGTAAGTGTAACTCTTTCTACAGATAAGCTTTCATATGAAGATGGAGAGGAAGTTCATTATACGCTTGTTGTAAGTAATGACACCGCAGACTATACGATCTCCGGCAAGAAGTTTCAGTATACCAATTCTGATAATCTTGTGGCTGCATCAGAAGATTCTATGCCTGATGAAATTCCAATGTTAAGAGCAGGAGAGAGTTATACCATAGAAGGGACTTTGATTGGAGGAGAGGGCGAGAGCGTTTCGCCTAATCTGGCATCGGCATCAACGGATGTTTCTATTAGACCTTATGTAATGATCACTTATAAAGGAGAGGAAGCAACAGTTCGCTGCGTCCTGAATTTGAAAATGACAGAAGTAGTAAGAGAGTTTGATAACAATGATAAGAAAACAGCAAGTACTGTATCAGTGCATGATCCGTCTATATTCAAGGATGAAGATGGTAAGTACTATATTGTAGGAACTCATATTACCAGTGCATCATCAGATGATCTTTTTGACTGGGATGATAGGACTGCAGATTTTAGAGCATCACTTTCTGATGAAACTATAGAAAAGATAAGAGAGTGGAATGATGATGAAAACGGTGACTGGTTTGGATATCTCTGGGCTCCTGATATCATATATAATGAAACTATGGGCAAATACTGTATCTATCTGTCTGCTAACGGAGATAACTGGAAGTCCAATATAGTACTTCTTACAGGAGATAGTGTTTACGGCCCTTATGAATATGCAGGATCTGTTGTATATGGCGGCTTTAACGAAGATACGTTTAGTCAGACAGATGCAGGAGTTGTCCTTGGTACAGATACTATTCCTGAACGCTATGTTACATACGGCGTTGACAACAAGAAGTGGGGAGATATGTATCCTAATTGTATAGACCCCTGCGTGTTCTATGACCAGGATGGCAATCTTTGGATGAGTTATGGTTCCTGGTCAGGTGGTATCTTTATGCTGGAACTTGATGAAGAGACAGGACTTAGAGACTATAATGTAAGTTATGAGACAGGAAATCACAGCGATGCATATTTTGGGACTTTAGTAGCAGGCGGAGCCTATGTTTCCGGAGAGGGTTCCTATATACAGCATATAGGTGACTATTACTATCTTTTTATTTCATATGGTAATCTTGAAGCTGCAGGCGGCTATAATATAAGAGTGTTCAGATCAGATAGGCCTGATGGTGACTATGTTGACGAACTTGGAAACACGCCTTACTATGATACATATTCTTTTAACTATAATACAGGTATTGGCGTCAGACTCTTCGGAGGATATAAGTGGAAGACCATGTCTATAGGCCAGGTTGCTCAGGGACATAACTCAGCTTTTGTAGATGATGATGGCAAGGCTTATATTGTATTCCACACAAGGACTACAAACGGATCAGAAGGCCATTATGTCAAGATCCATCAGCTTTTTGTCAATAAGGAAGGATGGCTTGTGGCAGCTCCTTATGCTACGGATGGAGAGACATTGAAGGAAGATGGCTATGAGATATCTGAAGTAGCCGGAGAATACGAAGTTATAGTTCATGATCTTGAGGTTGATTACAAGAATCTTGACTATAATAAACCAAAGACTATCACTCTTAATGAAGACGGCAGTATCACAGGCGATCTTGAAGGAACATGGAGCCTTGAAGATGGTTCGCCTTATATTGAGCTTTCGTTTAACGAAGATACTTATAGCGGAGTTACTGTTTCTATGAATATAGAAGGCAGCAGCGTAGAGACTATGACATTTACTGCTCTTGGCAAGGATTCACAGATTACGGTATGGGGATCTAGGATGGTAGAAGATTGA
- a CDS encoding carbohydrate ABC transporter permease, with product MKIFGKKEKKPRIKLGKLESREARMGYLFVAPWLVGVLAFLLIPLAQSFYYMWYNIRITPNGMKFTFLGTGNFTQIWLENPEFPQQLVTYIWQTLIEVPIIVVFALMIAIMLNGKIVARGFFRLIFFLPVIIVSGPVMNLLVSEGASSIPAMDTQAIVSAMETVLPASAAEGIGEIFSNMIMTLWYSGVQILIFLSALQKVDPSMYEAAKIDGGSEWECFWKITLPTIKPMILLCSVYSVIFLSGNEQNELITMIKDAMFSGTKEKGYGYASAMAWMYALVITLITLLFFLLLGSKKDHYDRLVKKHQKQLKKEEREAKRIERRGRRNAARMEKIQRKGKFTTYDGSGDY from the coding sequence ATGAAGATTTTTGGGAAAAAAGAAAAAAAGCCCAGGATAAAACTTGGAAAGCTTGAATCAAGAGAAGCCAGGATGGGATATCTGTTCGTGGCACCATGGCTCGTGGGAGTTCTGGCATTTCTTCTTATTCCGCTGGCACAGTCTTTTTACTATATGTGGTACAACATTAGGATCACGCCAAACGGAATGAAGTTCACATTTTTGGGAACAGGTAACTTTACTCAGATATGGCTTGAGAATCCTGAATTTCCGCAGCAGCTTGTGACATACATATGGCAGACTCTCATAGAAGTTCCGATCATAGTAGTATTCGCACTTATGATCGCGATCATGTTAAATGGCAAGATAGTTGCAAGAGGGTTCTTCAGACTTATATTCTTCCTTCCGGTCATTATAGTATCGGGACCTGTTATGAACCTTCTGGTAAGCGAGGGAGCATCCAGTATCCCTGCTATGGATACACAGGCTATCGTATCGGCTATGGAGACTGTCCTTCCAGCATCGGCAGCAGAGGGAATAGGAGAGATCTTCTCCAATATGATCATGACTTTGTGGTATTCAGGCGTTCAGATTCTTATATTCCTGTCAGCACTTCAGAAGGTCGATCCTTCTATGTATGAAGCTGCCAAGATTGACGGAGGCTCTGAATGGGAGTGTTTTTGGAAGATAACTCTTCCTACTATCAAACCTATGATTTTGTTATGTTCGGTATACTCCGTAATATTCCTTTCAGGCAATGAACAAAATGAACTTATTACCATGATCAAAGATGCTATGTTCTCAGGAACCAAGGAAAAGGGTTATGGATATGCATCAGCAATGGCCTGGATGTATGCACTTGTTATTACTCTTATAACACTTCTTTTCTTCCTGCTATTAGGATCTAAGAAAGATCACTATGACAGACTTGTGAAGAAACACCAAAAGCAGCTCAAGAAAGAAGAAAGAGAAGCAAAACGTATAGAAAGGAGGGGCAGAAGAAATGCAGCAAGGATGGAAAAAATCCAAAGAAAAGGAAAATTCACAACATATGACGGCTCAGGCGATTACTAA
- a CDS encoding DUF5696 domain-containing protein, with protein MAADDKILGFIKKGTCAALSIALALGAGSYAQRYEYMLGGENISVVYAQDELDGHKYVASSSGYNLYVSEEDLSVIIEDKTTGARLESYPTYDDQKCNATWIGAMRSAVVMTLISANDDTKQADLVNDDVDKKITYTDTGFTATLYWNTYKLGVTLEVSLTDEGLTARIAEDSIKEDGDSYYIGTVSMYQYMGTSYLDDKEGYMFIPDGNGALVYLDDKEGRFSSGYSALIYGEDVGFDESEVNTLLLDRYNTISDPQQILAPVFGIAHTDDQIAFLGIVEDGAQRADINVMPNGVSIDYNRSYARFILRKLYTQPTSNNSTSGSLHVYEADRSHSDLQVRFKFLSGEDANYSGMATSYRQYLLDNGLVTKQDVSYNTRIDFLGTERESWLIGTSAVVMTTADDIRDIYEDLESSGVTTLMSVYKGWQAGGLYDLPITKYKADSKIGGTKDLTALIKESEEKGIKIYLYDDALLINPDEQNATFNVVKKVNKRRYEYETYKDVYDTFLYVTPSRAGDVLDDVLSEYTKNGVDNLAIAGITNTMYTYTYSGNKYTRFDTAESYKSTLDTIYDSAELVLETPIASYWSDTRAFLDMPLYSSSYILEDVEVPFLSIVLTGIMPVYAQYMNFEANKKEFFLKMVESGSFPSFYITKESSSELINTNSCDIYSSEYSSYKDTIVSYNTEFKALHDKTQDAVIVRHELLDNNITKVTYSNGVVIYINYGDTAQTVDGITIDTMSYEVAE; from the coding sequence TTGGCGGCTGATGATAAGATTTTGGGATTTATAAAAAAAGGTACGTGCGCAGCCTTATCAATTGCACTGGCGCTTGGTGCAGGCTCCTATGCTCAGCGATATGAGTATATGCTGGGCGGAGAGAATATCAGCGTTGTATATGCTCAAGATGAGCTTGATGGTCATAAATATGTAGCATCAAGCTCAGGATATAATCTGTACGTAAGTGAAGAAGACCTTTCTGTCATCATAGAAGATAAGACAACAGGGGCAAGGCTTGAAAGCTATCCAACTTATGATGATCAAAAGTGCAATGCCACATGGATCGGAGCTATGCGATCTGCAGTTGTTATGACTTTGATAAGTGCCAATGATGATACCAAGCAGGCAGATCTTGTCAATGATGATGTGGACAAGAAGATCACATATACAGATACAGGCTTTACGGCAACTCTTTACTGGAATACTTATAAGCTTGGCGTGACACTTGAGGTATCTCTGACAGATGAGGGACTTACAGCAAGGATTGCAGAAGATTCTATCAAAGAAGATGGAGATTCCTATTATATAGGAACTGTATCTATGTATCAGTACATGGGAACTTCCTACCTTGATGACAAAGAAGGATATATGTTTATTCCTGATGGTAACGGAGCACTTGTTTATCTTGATGACAAAGAGGGAAGGTTTTCAAGTGGATATTCGGCTCTTATTTATGGAGAGGATGTTGGATTTGATGAATCGGAAGTTAATACCCTTCTTCTTGACAGATACAATACTATATCAGATCCTCAGCAGATTCTAGCTCCTGTATTTGGAATAGCTCATACAGATGATCAGATAGCATTTCTTGGAATAGTTGAAGATGGTGCGCAGAGGGCTGATATCAATGTTATGCCCAATGGTGTGAGCATTGATTATAACAGGTCATATGCAAGATTCATCTTAAGAAAGCTCTACACGCAGCCTACCAGTAACAATTCTACTTCAGGTTCACTTCATGTATATGAAGCAGACAGAAGCCATTCTGATCTTCAGGTAAGGTTCAAGTTTCTCTCAGGAGAGGATGCAAATTATAGCGGTATGGCTACAAGCTACAGACAATATCTTCTTGATAACGGACTTGTTACCAAGCAGGATGTGTCCTATAACACAAGGATTGATTTCCTTGGAACAGAGAGAGAGTCATGGCTTATTGGCACCAGTGCTGTAGTTATGACAACTGCAGATGATATCAGGGATATCTATGAAGATCTTGAAAGTAGCGGTGTTACAACGCTTATGTCAGTTTACAAGGGCTGGCAGGCAGGAGGCTTGTATGATCTTCCTATCACTAAGTACAAGGCAGACAGCAAGATAGGAGGAACCAAGGATCTTACAGCTCTTATCAAAGAGTCAGAAGAAAAAGGAATCAAGATATACCTTTACGATGATGCGCTTTTGATCAATCCTGATGAGCAGAATGCAACATTTAACGTAGTCAAGAAGGTCAATAAAAGGCGCTATGAGTATGAGACCTATAAAGATGTATACGATACATTCCTGTATGTAACTCCTTCAAGGGCAGGCGATGTTCTGGATGATGTCTTATCCGAATATACCAAAAACGGTGTTGATAATCTTGCAATAGCAGGTATTACTAACACGATGTATACCTACACATATAGTGGCAATAAGTACACAAGATTTGATACGGCAGAATCTTATAAGTCTACGCTTGATACTATATATGATTCAGCGGAGCTGGTACTGGAAACACCTATTGCTTCTTACTGGTCAGATACCAGAGCTTTTCTTGATATGCCGCTTTATTCTTCAAGCTACATTCTTGAAGATGTGGAAGTTCCTTTCCTTTCTATAGTACTGACAGGAATCATGCCTGTATATGCGCAGTACATGAACTTTGAAGCTAATAAGAAAGAATTTTTCCTAAAGATGGTTGAGTCGGGTTCATTCCCTTCCTTCTATATCACTAAGGAAAGTTCATCAGAGCTTATAAATACTAACTCCTGCGATATTTATTCTTCTGAATACAGTTCATATAAGGATACTATCGTAAGCTACAATACAGAGTTCAAAGCGCTTCATGACAAGACGCAGGATGCTGTTATAGTAAGGCACGAGCTTCTTGATAACAATATAACCAAGGTTACATATTCTAACGGTGTAGTGATCTATATTAACTACGGTGACACAGCACAGACTGTAGATGGTATTACGATTGACACTATGTCTTACGAGGTAGCAGAGTAA
- a CDS encoding ABC transporter substrate-binding protein: protein MKKNLSKAAASILAAAMVVGTAACGSSTNADTGSGQTAQGSGEEGVTTDNITLTYWHYEDETTINILAEKFMEKYPNITVETKVISDMSTDLSAAAAAGQFPDVFVGTDSDTALANMYWADITDYYNNDPETANLMATINEYGIGMFDTDVRYAVPAWYQPSAIFIDRNVINKLNLEMPRTDWTWDEMIQLIKDATVDDRTGMKYYGLGYYNRLDSLYGIAACSPEERALKGEFGFDGTDFDLSYWATGEQQFSDLKLGGYVAPQQNTQAMEDWSGDWSTWFGATGHVAVFSEGFWSYQNLWNTEIDGQSYQDYYGLDIVPYVTPNVVDEKEHNVIANMYMGGVSTSCEHPYEAYLLLKFMTFGVDGWNARLDIYEDESITNESGVALKHANMPVPMTLDEGVWTRYRALFPTVTSEDGSVDYWDDYFASITRPVAYGWYSIAGYWNFCDQYFNSIGIHDLVDAGTAKAADYADEATRQANYYHAEAMISYFGPSGYDVLSEEDLAAYQAVVDSFAQ, encoded by the coding sequence ATGAAAAAGAATTTAAGTAAAGCTGCTGCGAGCATACTGGCCGCAGCAATGGTGGTTGGCACAGCTGCCTGTGGATCTTCAACAAATGCAGATACAGGTTCCGGTCAGACAGCGCAGGGTTCCGGGGAGGAAGGAGTTACTACTGATAATATAACTCTTACTTACTGGCACTATGAAGATGAGACTACTATTAACATTCTGGCTGAGAAGTTTATGGAGAAATATCCTAATATCACAGTTGAGACCAAGGTCATCAGTGATATGTCAACAGACCTATCTGCAGCAGCTGCAGCAGGTCAGTTCCCGGATGTATTTGTAGGTACAGACTCTGATACAGCTCTTGCCAATATGTACTGGGCTGATATTACAGATTATTACAACAATGATCCTGAGACAGCCAACCTTATGGCAACTATTAATGAATATGGTATAGGTATGTTCGATACAGATGTAAGATATGCGGTACCTGCATGGTATCAGCCTAGTGCTATTTTCATTGACAGAAATGTTATTAATAAGCTGAATCTTGAGATGCCTCGTACTGACTGGACATGGGATGAGATGATACAGCTTATCAAGGATGCAACAGTAGATGACAGAACAGGTATGAAGTATTACGGCCTTGGCTATTACAACAGACTTGATTCACTTTACGGTATTGCAGCCTGCTCACCTGAAGAGAGAGCACTTAAGGGAGAGTTTGGTTTTGATGGAACAGACTTTGATCTTTCATACTGGGCTACAGGTGAGCAGCAGTTCTCTGATCTTAAGCTTGGAGGATATGTAGCTCCTCAGCAGAACACTCAGGCTATGGAAGACTGGTCAGGTGACTGGTCAACATGGTTTGGTGCAACAGGACACGTTGCAGTATTCTCAGAAGGCTTCTGGTCATATCAGAATCTCTGGAATACAGAGATTGATGGTCAGTCATATCAGGACTACTACGGACTTGATATCGTTCCTTATGTAACTCCTAATGTTGTTGATGAGAAGGAACACAATGTTATCGCCAATATGTACATGGGCGGCGTATCAACATCCTGCGAACATCCTTATGAAGCATATCTTCTTCTTAAATTCATGACATTTGGCGTTGATGGCTGGAACGCTCGTCTTGATATCTATGAAGATGAGTCTATCACTAATGAATCAGGCGTTGCACTTAAGCATGCCAATATGCCTGTTCCTATGACTCTTGATGAAGGTGTATGGACCAGGTACAGAGCACTGTTCCCAACAGTTACAAGTGAAGATGGAAGCGTTGATTACTGGGATGATTATTTTGCATCAATCACAAGACCTGTTGCTTATGGCTGGTACAGCATTGCAGGATACTGGAACTTCTGCGATCAGTACTTTAATTCAATCGGTATACATGATCTTGTAGATGCAGGTACTGCCAAGGCTGCTGACTATGCTGATGAAGCTACACGTCAGGCCAACTATTACCATGCAGAAGCTATGATATCTTACTTTGGACCAAGCGGATATGATGTTCTGTCTGAAGAGGATCTTGCAGCATATCAGGCAGTTGTAGATTCTTTTGCTCAGTAA
- a CDS encoding winged helix-turn-helix transcriptional regulator, with translation MLHIKSLSEGLDLFKALGSDIRVEIVKILLDNNGMNMNELASRLNITNGALTSHIKKLEECGVVTVSSETSGHGNQKICSVHLDKILIDLQDEAKDENVYTTSIKVGLFSDYEVYPTCGIASGSQLIGQVDDTRYFSHPDRYHADILWFTKGHVDYVIPNFIPFSQKIDEICISAELSSEAPGVNNVWPSDIYFYLNDVSLGYWTSPGDFGDVKGIFTPDWWFPNWNQYGLLKMLVINHKGTFIDGLQISDVTIDRFNLTSKSNIKFRMEVPDTAEHVGGLTIFGKSFGNYNQDIEVRMSYSPIDSE, from the coding sequence ATGTTACATATCAAATCTCTTTCAGAGGGACTGGACCTGTTTAAAGCACTCGGATCAGACATCAGAGTCGAGATCGTCAAGATTCTCTTGGACAATAATGGAATGAATATGAATGAGCTTGCATCTCGTCTTAATATAACCAACGGCGCTCTTACAAGCCATATCAAAAAGCTCGAAGAATGCGGCGTAGTCACAGTTTCATCTGAAACCTCAGGACATGGCAATCAAAAAATATGCTCAGTACATCTTGATAAAATACTGATCGACCTTCAGGACGAAGCTAAGGATGAAAATGTATATACTACATCTATCAAAGTTGGTCTTTTTTCAGATTATGAAGTATATCCTACATGTGGTATCGCTTCCGGATCTCAGCTTATAGGCCAGGTTGATGATACAAGATACTTCTCACATCCCGACAGGTACCATGCAGATATCTTATGGTTCACAAAAGGTCATGTAGACTATGTGATTCCTAATTTCATTCCATTTTCACAGAAGATTGATGAGATCTGCATCTCAGCAGAGCTTTCATCAGAAGCACCTGGTGTCAACAACGTATGGCCATCTGATATTTACTTTTATCTAAACGATGTAAGTCTTGGCTACTGGACATCACCTGGAGACTTCGGGGATGTAAAAGGTATATTCACACCTGACTGGTGGTTCCCTAACTGGAATCAGTATGGTCTTCTGAAGATGCTGGTCATAAACCACAAAGGCACCTTCATAGATGGACTCCAGATCTCTGATGTGACCATCGACCGTTTCAATCTTACAAGTAAGAGTAACATCAAATTCCGTATGGAAGTTCCTGATACGGCAGAGCATGTTGGCGGTCTTACTATCTTCGGTAAGTCATTTGGTAATTACAATCAGGACATTGAAGTCAGGATGAGCTACAGTCCAATAGACTCAGAATAA
- a CDS encoding carbohydrate ABC transporter permease, with amino-acid sequence MQQGWKKSKEKENSQHMTAQAITKKDLRSYFTKEKLHRFMFGTREKQGAGKMIAIYGLLICIGFVYLYPIFYMISTSFMDQNDLLDTSVKWIPSHFYLQNYIDAGTSLDFWASFFKGILIAGLPTACNIFVDMMVGYGFARYEFKGKKIMMGILIFSYILPNQVTMIPTYVLYNNMGILGTIWTFALPALLGNGLNAPIFILIFYQFFKQVPKVLMEAAAIDGAGHFKRFFRIAVPSAVPAIVTVVLFSFVWYWNESYLTELYVQGLSGNSIWTNLVVQLKNFDSSFASKATVGSTATSLNESVRMAATSLSIIPLLIMYLILQKQFVESIDRAGITGE; translated from the coding sequence ATGCAGCAAGGATGGAAAAAATCCAAAGAAAAGGAAAATTCACAACATATGACGGCTCAGGCGATTACTAAAAAAGATCTAAGGAGCTATTTTACCAAAGAAAAGCTTCACAGATTCATGTTTGGAACAAGAGAAAAGCAGGGAGCCGGCAAGATGATCGCCATATATGGACTTCTTATCTGTATAGGTTTTGTATATCTGTATCCTATCTTCTATATGATAAGTACCAGCTTTATGGATCAGAATGATCTTTTGGATACATCGGTCAAATGGATTCCTAGTCATTTCTACCTTCAGAACTATATAGATGCAGGTACATCGCTTGATTTCTGGGCTTCTTTTTTCAAAGGAATATTGATAGCGGGGCTTCCGACTGCCTGCAATATCTTCGTTGATATGATGGTAGGTTACGGTTTTGCAAGGTATGAATTCAAGGGCAAGAAGATCATGATGGGGATACTTATTTTTTCGTATATCCTGCCTAACCAGGTTACGATGATCCCAACTTATGTTCTGTACAACAACATGGGTATCCTTGGTACTATATGGACCTTTGCACTGCCGGCTCTTCTTGGAAATGGTCTTAATGCTCCTATTTTTATTCTGATATTCTATCAGTTTTTTAAGCAGGTTCCAAAGGTACTTATGGAGGCAGCGGCTATAGACGGCGCGGGTCATTTTAAGAGGTTTTTCAGGATTGCAGTTCCGTCTGCTGTACCTGCAATTGTAACAGTGGTTCTTTTTTCTTTTGTATGGTACTGGAATGAATCATATCTTACTGAGCTGTATGTTCAGGGACTTTCAGGTAACAGCATATGGACTAATCTTGTAGTTCAGCTCAAGAACTTCGATTCATCCTTTGCTTCTAAAGCTACAGTAGGATCAACAGCAACGAGCCTTAATGAGTCGGTTCGTATGGCGGCAACATCACTTTCTATCATTCCGCTTCTTATCATGTATCTGATATTACAGAAGCAGTTTGTAGAGAGTATCGATAGAGCGGGTATTACGGGTGAATGA